A single genomic interval of Chiloscyllium punctatum isolate Juve2018m chromosome 35, sChiPun1.3, whole genome shotgun sequence harbors:
- the LOC140459764 gene encoding VIP36-like protein isoform X2: MALPWLRLCCLLAAVLSPGQADSGTEEYLKREHSLVKPYQGVGATGSNTHWDLQGNTMVTSHFIRLTPDLQSKQGAIWNRVACLMQDWEVQVHFKVHGQGKKNLNGDGFAIWYTKDRMQPGTVFGSKDLFSGLGIFMDTYPNEEKQQERIFPYISAMVNNGSLSYDHSRDGRPITIGGCTALVRNLNHDTFVVIRYLKRRLTVMINIEGKNEWKDCIDIPGVKLPLGYYFGISSATGDLTDNHDIISVKVYQLTVQRTAEETELDDIVLVPSVDNLKFEDDDLDYEPMSGLTLFFIVFFSLVGLMVLAVIGIIVFQKWQEQSRKRFY, translated from the exons ATGGCGCTGCCCTGGCTACGACTGTGTTGTCTGCTCGCGGCTGTGCTCAGCCCGGGCCAGGCGGACTCCGGCACAGAGGAGTATCTGAAGCGAGAGCACAGCTTGGTGAAACCCTACCAGG GTGTGGGAGCCACAGGTTCTAACACTCACTGGGACCTCCAGGGAAACACAATGGTGACTTCCCATTTTATACGACTGACTCCCGATCTTCAGAGCAAACAAGGAGCCATCTGGAATCGTGTA gCCTGTTTAATGCAAGACTGGGAGGTGCAGGTTCACTTCAAAGTTCATGGccaagggaaaaaaaatctgAATGGTGACGGCTTTGCGATATGGTATACCAAAGATCGCATGCAACCAG GTACAGTGTTCGGAAGTAAGGATCTGTTCTCCGGACTGGGAATATTCATGGATACCTACCCCAACGAAGAGAAACAGCAGGAG CGAATTTTCCCGTACATCTCAGCAATGGTGAACAATGGGAGCCTGTCGTACGATCACTCACGAGACGGACGGCCCATCACCATCGGAGGGTGCACCGCCCTGGTGCGCAATCTCAATCACGACACCTTTGTGGTGATTCGGTACCTGAAACGGAGGCTCACG GTCATGATCAACATTGAAGGCAAGAACGAGTGGAAAGATTGCATTGACATTCCTGGTGTCAAACTGCCTTTGGGTTACTACTTTGGGATCTCATCAGCGACTGGCGATTTGACGG ATAATCATGACATTATATCAGTAAAGGTCTACCAACTGACAGTGCAACGAACAGCTGAGGAGACTGAATTGGATGACATCGTGCTGGTTCCAAGTGTGGATAACCTCAAGTTTGAAGATG ATGACCTGGATTACGAGCCGATGAGTGGTTTGACCCTATTCTTCATTGTTTTCTTCTCCCTCGTTGGCCTGATGGTGCTGGCCGTGATCGGCATCATAGTGTTCCAGAAGTGGCAAGAACAGAGCCGCAAGCGTTTTTACTGA
- the LOC140459764 gene encoding VIP36-like protein isoform X1 has translation MALPWLRLCCLLAAVLSPGQADSGTEEYLKREHSLVKPYQGVGATGSNTHWDLQGNTMVTSHFIRLTPDLQSKQGAIWNRVACLMQDWEVQVHFKVHGQGKKNLNGDGFAIWYTKDRMQPGTVFGSKDLFSGLGIFMDTYPNEEKQQEAKKRRYSSSNQRIFPYISAMVNNGSLSYDHSRDGRPITIGGCTALVRNLNHDTFVVIRYLKRRLTVMINIEGKNEWKDCIDIPGVKLPLGYYFGISSATGDLTDNHDIISVKVYQLTVQRTAEETELDDIVLVPSVDNLKFEDDDLDYEPMSGLTLFFIVFFSLVGLMVLAVIGIIVFQKWQEQSRKRFY, from the exons ATGGCGCTGCCCTGGCTACGACTGTGTTGTCTGCTCGCGGCTGTGCTCAGCCCGGGCCAGGCGGACTCCGGCACAGAGGAGTATCTGAAGCGAGAGCACAGCTTGGTGAAACCCTACCAGG GTGTGGGAGCCACAGGTTCTAACACTCACTGGGACCTCCAGGGAAACACAATGGTGACTTCCCATTTTATACGACTGACTCCCGATCTTCAGAGCAAACAAGGAGCCATCTGGAATCGTGTA gCCTGTTTAATGCAAGACTGGGAGGTGCAGGTTCACTTCAAAGTTCATGGccaagggaaaaaaaatctgAATGGTGACGGCTTTGCGATATGGTATACCAAAGATCGCATGCAACCAG GTACAGTGTTCGGAAGTAAGGATCTGTTCTCCGGACTGGGAATATTCATGGATACCTACCCCAACGAAGAGAAACAGCAGGAG gctaagaaGAGGAGATATTCGTCTTCCAACCAG CGAATTTTCCCGTACATCTCAGCAATGGTGAACAATGGGAGCCTGTCGTACGATCACTCACGAGACGGACGGCCCATCACCATCGGAGGGTGCACCGCCCTGGTGCGCAATCTCAATCACGACACCTTTGTGGTGATTCGGTACCTGAAACGGAGGCTCACG GTCATGATCAACATTGAAGGCAAGAACGAGTGGAAAGATTGCATTGACATTCCTGGTGTCAAACTGCCTTTGGGTTACTACTTTGGGATCTCATCAGCGACTGGCGATTTGACGG ATAATCATGACATTATATCAGTAAAGGTCTACCAACTGACAGTGCAACGAACAGCTGAGGAGACTGAATTGGATGACATCGTGCTGGTTCCAAGTGTGGATAACCTCAAGTTTGAAGATG ATGACCTGGATTACGAGCCGATGAGTGGTTTGACCCTATTCTTCATTGTTTTCTTCTCCCTCGTTGGCCTGATGGTGCTGGCCGTGATCGGCATCATAGTGTTCCAGAAGTGGCAAGAACAGAGCCGCAAGCGTTTTTACTGA
- the LOC140459764 gene encoding VIP36-like protein isoform X3: MQDWEVQVHFKVHGQGKKNLNGDGFAIWYTKDRMQPGTVFGSKDLFSGLGIFMDTYPNEEKQQEAKKRRYSSSNQRIFPYISAMVNNGSLSYDHSRDGRPITIGGCTALVRNLNHDTFVVIRYLKRRLTVMINIEGKNEWKDCIDIPGVKLPLGYYFGISSATGDLTDNHDIISVKVYQLTVQRTAEETELDDIVLVPSVDNLKFEDDDLDYEPMSGLTLFFIVFFSLVGLMVLAVIGIIVFQKWQEQSRKRFY, from the exons ATGCAAGACTGGGAGGTGCAGGTTCACTTCAAAGTTCATGGccaagggaaaaaaaatctgAATGGTGACGGCTTTGCGATATGGTATACCAAAGATCGCATGCAACCAG GTACAGTGTTCGGAAGTAAGGATCTGTTCTCCGGACTGGGAATATTCATGGATACCTACCCCAACGAAGAGAAACAGCAGGAG gctaagaaGAGGAGATATTCGTCTTCCAACCAG CGAATTTTCCCGTACATCTCAGCAATGGTGAACAATGGGAGCCTGTCGTACGATCACTCACGAGACGGACGGCCCATCACCATCGGAGGGTGCACCGCCCTGGTGCGCAATCTCAATCACGACACCTTTGTGGTGATTCGGTACCTGAAACGGAGGCTCACG GTCATGATCAACATTGAAGGCAAGAACGAGTGGAAAGATTGCATTGACATTCCTGGTGTCAAACTGCCTTTGGGTTACTACTTTGGGATCTCATCAGCGACTGGCGATTTGACGG ATAATCATGACATTATATCAGTAAAGGTCTACCAACTGACAGTGCAACGAACAGCTGAGGAGACTGAATTGGATGACATCGTGCTGGTTCCAAGTGTGGATAACCTCAAGTTTGAAGATG ATGACCTGGATTACGAGCCGATGAGTGGTTTGACCCTATTCTTCATTGTTTTCTTCTCCCTCGTTGGCCTGATGGTGCTGGCCGTGATCGGCATCATAGTGTTCCAGAAGTGGCAAGAACAGAGCCGCAAGCGTTTTTACTGA